A region of Natribaculum luteum DNA encodes the following proteins:
- a CDS encoding branched-chain amino acid ABC transporter permease: MTGDVVALAAAVPDVALLTDALGRFFQPSTFARLVVEGLGKAAVYFIIAVGLTLVFGLMGVLNFAHGAFAMLGSYLGGILVVLALAGGAGPITSIAFFVVVAAVVFAVMTVVGGALEVTLVRPIYDRTPTYQILMTFGIGLILEEGTRIAATLRGVQPEPPWLKARGTLPGFLETQYDVLGANVRGFYVFEIVLGVLVAVAVWLFLTRTLYGLYIRAGSEDSEMVEALGIDVRKAFTVVFGLGTGLAAVGGVLLMWDPLWGASVLLNIDVLLYAFVVVIIGGLGSFKGTLVAAVVVGVADSFTTWLFNTGIVTFSGLPEVTVFLLLVVVLIVRPQGLYGVEEVGGH; encoded by the coding sequence ATGACGGGTGACGTCGTCGCGCTGGCGGCCGCCGTCCCCGACGTGGCGTTGCTAACCGACGCCCTCGGACGGTTCTTCCAGCCGAGTACGTTCGCCCGACTCGTCGTCGAGGGACTCGGCAAGGCCGCCGTGTACTTTATCATCGCCGTCGGCCTGACGCTCGTGTTCGGGCTGATGGGCGTGCTCAACTTCGCCCACGGCGCGTTCGCGATGCTCGGTTCCTACCTCGGCGGCATCCTCGTGGTCCTCGCGCTGGCCGGCGGTGCCGGCCCGATCACGTCGATCGCCTTCTTCGTCGTCGTCGCGGCGGTCGTCTTCGCCGTCATGACCGTCGTCGGTGGCGCACTCGAGGTGACGCTCGTGCGTCCGATCTACGACCGGACGCCGACCTACCAGATCCTGATGACGTTCGGTATCGGACTGATCCTGGAGGAAGGAACGCGAATCGCCGCCACGCTTCGGGGCGTCCAGCCCGAGCCGCCGTGGCTGAAAGCGCGAGGAACGCTCCCGGGATTCCTGGAGACCCAGTACGACGTCCTCGGCGCGAACGTCAGGGGGTTCTACGTCTTCGAGATCGTCCTCGGCGTCCTGGTCGCGGTCGCAGTCTGGCTCTTTCTCACGCGGACGCTCTACGGGCTGTACATCCGCGCGGGCAGCGAGGACTCGGAGATGGTCGAGGCACTCGGTATCGACGTTCGGAAGGCGTTCACCGTCGTCTTCGGGCTCGGCACTGGGCTCGCGGCCGTCGGCGGCGTCTTGCTCATGTGGGACCCGCTGTGGGGAGCGAGCGTGCTCTTGAACATCGACGTGTTGCTCTACGCTTTCGTCGTCGTCATCATCGGTGGTCTCGGCTCGTTCAAGGGAACGCTCGTGGCTGCCGTCGTCGTCGGTGTCGCCGACTCGTTTACCACGTGGCTGTTCAACACCGGTATCGTCACCTTCTCCGGCCTGCCCGAAGTGACGGTCTTCCTCCTGCTCGTGGTCGTGCTGATCGTCCGTCCGCAGGGACTGTACGGCGTCGAGGAGGTGGGCGGCCATTAG
- a CDS encoding branched-chain amino acid ABC transporter permease: MIVAFLVYPVVYDLLGRSPLASEAAAFLPGLTFMIAVLYLGLFAMSFDFVSGYTGYLSFGHAAFYGTGAYAVVLATNGKIPGVPADMPFVLTMLLGAVLAGVLALAMGAVSFRLTGVYFAMITLGFAQVLYELVRNWGYVSPNPSEGATVDGGALEIGVPYVDSLGLAVGRLTGDSFENVLGTGFDVSATMTSYYALALVVVVCYFAMQRIIHSPFGKAMIAVRENEERAEAVGYDVFRIKMGAFAMSAFFAGIAGALFAGYSRSVSPESTYFFLVTADALIVTIVGGIGTLAGPLYGTVFHEWLGDVLSTEDDGIATYLRETVPEGLLTTDVGGVTFADVINSVVDGRAPLYLGIVFVLFVLFVPNGLLGTVRDRLGGTVAERTGDVLERYRR; the protein is encoded by the coding sequence GTGATCGTCGCCTTCCTCGTCTATCCCGTCGTCTACGACCTCCTGGGTCGATCGCCGCTCGCCTCGGAGGCCGCGGCGTTCCTGCCCGGACTGACGTTTATGATCGCGGTCCTGTACCTCGGTCTGTTCGCGATGAGCTTCGACTTCGTCAGCGGCTACACCGGTTATCTCTCGTTCGGCCACGCCGCCTTCTACGGGACGGGCGCGTACGCCGTCGTGCTCGCGACGAACGGCAAGATTCCGGGCGTCCCCGCCGACATGCCGTTCGTCCTCACGATGCTGCTCGGTGCGGTCCTCGCGGGCGTCCTCGCACTCGCCATGGGTGCCGTCTCGTTCCGGCTGACCGGCGTCTACTTCGCGATGATCACGCTCGGGTTCGCGCAGGTGCTGTACGAACTCGTGCGCAACTGGGGGTACGTCAGCCCGAACCCGAGCGAGGGCGCGACCGTCGACGGCGGGGCCCTCGAGATCGGCGTCCCCTACGTCGACTCGCTCGGCCTCGCGGTCGGTCGTCTCACCGGCGACAGCTTCGAGAACGTTCTCGGGACCGGTTTCGACGTCTCCGCGACGATGACCTCCTACTACGCGCTCGCGCTCGTGGTCGTCGTCTGTTACTTCGCGATGCAGCGGATCATCCACTCGCCGTTCGGCAAGGCGATGATCGCCGTCCGAGAGAACGAAGAACGCGCCGAAGCCGTCGGCTACGACGTCTTCCGGATCAAGATGGGTGCGTTCGCCATGAGCGCCTTCTTCGCCGGCATCGCGGGAGCGCTGTTCGCCGGCTACTCGCGCTCGGTCTCCCCCGAGAGCACGTACTTCTTCCTCGTGACGGCGGACGCCCTGATCGTCACGATCGTCGGCGGCATCGGCACTCTCGCCGGACCGCTGTACGGCACCGTCTTCCACGAGTGGCTCGGCGACGTCCTCTCGACGGAAGACGACGGGATCGCGACCTATCTCCGGGAGACGGTTCCCGAAGGCCTGCTGACGACCGACGTCGGCGGCGTCACGTTCGCCGACGTGATCAACTCGGTCGTCGACGGCCGCGCCCCGCTGTACCTCGGAATCGTCTTCGTGCTGTTCGTGCTGTTCGTCCCCAACGGCCTGCTCGGGACCGTCCGGGACCGACTGGGCGGCACCGTCGCCGAGCGCACGGGTGACGTCCTCGAGCGATATCGTCGGTGA
- a CDS encoding metallophosphoesterase: MTGADDSVYYVISDLHIGGDEQLERVDFIEELLEFLERLEATDEDAELIINGDAFGLWEFTELEGLEKFDVLVEKYGRLFDQFRATGESIPITLLPGNHDHELAAYDEYVDRFAEYNVDLVQAESITRLVGDRTIWFEHGHQRDPNNRIEDFGNPHATPLGYFYNTEVTSRAGRLSDRGRYNWLKDVQAVTPTERMPNWLVSKYFYREMNPFLRYATVPFLFLFNVSVVFAVLAGLDLAGIWSMPVETADAFLARFGLAGAAVHLLLTINVAIVGLLVLVAIPLSFFLRDIRETIDRFGIGETNLTVDPDEPYREAAREVFADRPETAIFCYGHTHRPKELEVDDRLLVNTGTWLKRLHRRNVVAGRLPPVYYPSYQLCVVRIASNDEGVVVEYEEIEKSSPVADELTLTERLLTLGREPTPELPDRAVVADEVNRPTVDALE, encoded by the coding sequence ATGACCGGCGCCGACGATTCGGTCTACTACGTGATCAGCGATCTCCACATCGGCGGCGACGAGCAACTCGAGCGCGTCGACTTCATAGAGGAGTTACTCGAGTTTCTCGAGCGGCTGGAAGCGACCGACGAAGACGCGGAACTGATCATCAACGGCGACGCGTTCGGCCTCTGGGAGTTTACCGAACTCGAGGGGTTAGAGAAGTTCGACGTCCTGGTCGAGAAGTACGGGAGGCTGTTCGACCAGTTCCGTGCGACGGGCGAGTCGATCCCGATCACGTTGCTGCCGGGCAACCACGATCACGAACTCGCTGCCTACGACGAGTACGTCGACCGGTTCGCCGAGTACAACGTCGACCTCGTCCAGGCCGAGTCGATCACCCGGCTGGTGGGCGACCGCACGATCTGGTTCGAACACGGCCACCAGCGAGACCCCAACAACCGGATCGAGGACTTCGGCAATCCACACGCGACGCCGCTTGGGTACTTCTACAACACGGAAGTGACGAGTCGAGCGGGCCGGCTGTCCGACCGGGGGCGGTACAACTGGCTGAAAGACGTACAGGCGGTGACGCCCACCGAGCGAATGCCCAACTGGCTCGTCTCGAAGTACTTCTACCGCGAGATGAACCCCTTCCTGCGGTACGCAACGGTCCCGTTCCTGTTTCTATTCAATGTCAGCGTCGTCTTCGCCGTTCTCGCGGGGCTCGATCTGGCCGGGATCTGGTCGATGCCGGTCGAGACGGCCGACGCGTTCCTCGCCAGGTTCGGCCTGGCCGGGGCGGCCGTCCACCTGCTGCTCACGATCAACGTGGCGATCGTCGGGCTGTTGGTGCTCGTCGCGATCCCGCTGTCGTTTTTCCTCCGCGACATCAGGGAGACGATCGATCGGTTCGGGATCGGCGAGACGAACCTCACGGTCGATCCCGACGAGCCGTACAGGGAAGCCGCCCGCGAGGTCTTTGCCGATCGTCCGGAGACGGCGATCTTTTGCTACGGACACACGCACCGTCCGAAGGAACTGGAAGTCGACGACAGACTGCTCGTCAACACGGGCACCTGGCTGAAGCGTCTCCACCGTCGAAACGTCGTCGCCGGACGACTCCCGCCGGTCTACTACCCGTCGTATCAGCTGTGTGTCGTCCGCATCGCGTCGAACGACGAGGGCGTCGTGGTCGAGTACGAAGAGATCGAGAAATCGAGTCCGGTCGCGGACGAACTCACCCTCACCGAACGACTGCTCACCCTCGGTCGGGAACCGACGCCCGAACTCCCCGACCGAGCGGTCGTCGCAGACGAGGTGAACCGACCCACGGTCGACGCACTCGAGTGA
- a CDS encoding pyridoxamine 5'-phosphate oxidase family protein codes for MSGIAGSISKTEAVNFLARQGHGVLSLARENDGYGFPISVAYDAEQSRYIVHLAMADDSRKQAFVEASQAVTITSYDFDEDDQWQSAVVTGSLRPLSDEAVAKRAAAVFFSQAADADASVRRSSTGPKTRWYALEIDDVSGRKRTSGDEDVVLDHRPKNGFEDEVFTPTDNV; via the coding sequence ATGTCAGGTATCGCGGGGTCTATCTCGAAGACGGAGGCGGTCAACTTCCTCGCCAGACAGGGCCACGGCGTCCTCTCGCTGGCCAGAGAGAACGATGGCTACGGTTTCCCGATTTCGGTCGCCTACGACGCCGAGCAGTCGCGCTATATCGTCCACCTCGCGATGGCGGATGACTCCCGAAAGCAGGCGTTCGTCGAGGCGAGCCAGGCCGTCACCATCACGAGCTACGACTTCGACGAGGACGACCAGTGGCAAAGCGCCGTCGTCACCGGCTCACTACGTCCCCTCTCGGACGAGGCAGTCGCGAAGCGAGCCGCCGCGGTGTTTTTCAGCCAGGCCGCTGATGCGGACGCGAGCGTCCGTCGATCGTCGACCGGGCCGAAGACCAGATGGTACGCACTCGAGATCGACGACGTTAGCGGGCGAAAGCGAACGAGCGGCGACGAGGACGTCGTACTCGACCACCGCCCGAAAAACGGGTTCGAAGACGAGGTGTTCACGCCGACTGACAACGTCTAG
- a CDS encoding DUF502 domain-containing protein gives MTSWKRDLARGVVVLGPILVSLYVIYRLYALVAGLAPGLIMNPDALEPLISGESERAIRTREQVTQFLRVVVTLTVFTSLTLSMGYLMRTTIGDLLERVFDDIANSIPGLRVVYNASKMATKTALGDQESLQEPVKIETWEGLRMTAFKTGRQTEDGQELLFLPTSPNISSGFVVAVESDEMTELDETVEEALTRVLSGGFGDVERNRQIDAGVSIDVVDDRNAKGDDD, from the coding sequence ATGACCTCGTGGAAGCGAGATTTGGCCAGGGGAGTCGTCGTCCTCGGCCCCATTCTCGTCTCACTCTACGTGATCTACAGGCTCTATGCCCTCGTCGCTGGTCTCGCTCCGGGACTCATCATGAACCCCGACGCGCTCGAACCGTTGATCTCGGGCGAGAGCGAACGGGCCATACGGACCCGCGAGCAGGTCACGCAGTTTCTCCGCGTCGTGGTGACGCTGACCGTCTTCACCAGTCTCACGCTCTCGATGGGGTATCTCATGCGGACGACGATCGGCGACCTCCTCGAGCGTGTCTTCGACGACATCGCGAACAGCATCCCCGGCTTGCGCGTGGTCTACAACGCCTCGAAGATGGCTACCAAGACCGCTTTGGGCGACCAGGAGTCGCTACAAGAGCCAGTCAAAATCGAAACGTGGGAGGGACTTCGCATGACGGCATTCAAAACTGGCAGGCAGACCGAGGACGGTCAGGAATTGCTCTTCTTGCCGACCTCGCCGAATATCTCGTCGGGATTCGTCGTCGCCGTCGAGTCCGACGAGATGACCGAACTCGACGAGACCGTCGAAGAGGCGCTGACTCGCGTTCTGAGCGGTGGTTTCGGCGACGTCGAACGAAATCGGCAGATCGATGCTGGTGTTTCGATCGACGTGGTGGACGACCGGAACGCGAAGGGAGACGACGATTGA
- a CDS encoding cell division protein FtsZ, translating to MQLEVIGVGGAGCRIVDAIYSDTWDGSAVEAFAFDTDSKSLRECTAIPADHRYQYADRDGGLYGDLGRGVELGKQYAEELSNKLVRGQPSLADAFLVVVGLGGATGGGAAPALVRELQILYDAPVYVLATLPATDTDSDPSAPLATDESREFDSSESPSPVMANATRTLELLDGLATAVICFDNAAWLRTGESLAEGRTRLNQALATHVATLFTIVGDDGEATAETAIDTNDLERILGAETDVVTLGFAEQHVETDGDDETDVGSRLKARLFSSKSSDEPSVDRTTAIRAVETAIRKAAHGKHTLEREPENADRALLVVGGPPAWLNRQAIADGRRDLESTIGSTQVLGGDAPRPDDDAVFALVVLAGVGPIARLEELVAVGSS from the coding sequence ATGCAACTCGAGGTGATCGGTGTCGGGGGTGCGGGCTGTCGCATCGTCGACGCGATCTACAGCGACACGTGGGATGGGTCGGCCGTCGAGGCATTCGCGTTCGACACCGATTCCAAAAGCCTGCGCGAGTGCACCGCCATTCCAGCAGATCACCGGTACCAGTACGCAGACCGCGACGGCGGTCTCTACGGTGACCTCGGTCGGGGCGTCGAACTCGGCAAGCAGTACGCCGAAGAATTGAGCAACAAACTCGTCCGGGGACAGCCGTCGCTCGCAGACGCGTTTCTCGTCGTCGTCGGCCTCGGTGGCGCGACCGGCGGCGGGGCAGCCCCCGCACTCGTCAGGGAACTGCAGATCCTCTACGACGCGCCGGTCTACGTCCTCGCGACGCTGCCTGCGACCGACACGGACAGCGACCCCAGCGCACCACTGGCGACCGACGAGTCGCGTGAGTTCGACTCCAGTGAGTCTCCGTCCCCCGTGATGGCGAACGCAACCCGGACACTGGAGTTGCTCGACGGGCTCGCGACTGCCGTCATCTGTTTCGACAACGCAGCGTGGCTTCGCACTGGCGAGTCACTGGCCGAGGGTCGCACGCGACTAAACCAGGCCCTCGCCACGCACGTCGCGACCCTGTTCACTATCGTCGGCGACGATGGCGAGGCGACGGCCGAGACTGCAATCGACACGAACGACCTCGAGCGCATCCTTGGGGCCGAGACCGACGTCGTCACCCTCGGCTTCGCGGAACAGCACGTCGAAACTGACGGCGACGACGAGACCGACGTCGGCTCGCGACTCAAGGCCCGACTCTTCTCGTCGAAGTCAAGCGACGAACCGAGCGTCGACCGGACGACGGCGATTCGCGCCGTCGAGACCGCGATCCGGAAAGCCGCCCACGGCAAACACACGCTCGAGCGCGAACCCGAGAACGCCGACCGGGCGCTGCTGGTCGTCGGCGGACCGCCGGCGTGGCTCAACCGGCAGGCGATCGCCGACGGCCGGCGCGATCTCGAGTCGACGATCGGATCGACTCAGGTCCTCGGCGGCGATGCGCCGAGACCGGACGACGACGCCGTGTTCGCGCTGGTCGTGCTCGCCGGCGTCGGCCCGATCGCACGTCTCGAGGAACTGGTCGCGGTGGGGAGCTCCTGA
- a CDS encoding MBL fold metallo-hydrolase encodes MSGNRDTTISDTESRSGFDLSTERDRSAPLSITVLGSGASSFGNGRANAGHVVHVDGDPRFLLDAGGGIGARLAEAGIDLTALEAVFIGHLHIDHTADLPAVVKATYQQGRDRPLSVYGPTGTDDYPGVETFVSRLFDPESGAYNYLESFLDRYKGSQLAVEPNEVDATIGKHDEASQIYDGDVTVEAIPETHGEIPTLAYRFDYDGTSITFSGDTSLETGNLRRLASGTDLLVHNRIIDAHADPDEPKTALHSYAEDIGASASAADAGALVLSHVSQDDDAAIEAEMERVRREYDGPIATVCDLVRVTPDGQIAGVDPVANDVLVQE; translated from the coding sequence ATGTCCGGAAATCGTGACACGACGATCAGCGACACCGAATCGCGATCCGGTTTCGACCTGTCGACCGAACGCGACCGCTCCGCCCCGCTTTCGATCACCGTCCTCGGGTCTGGAGCGTCGTCGTTCGGGAACGGCCGGGCGAACGCCGGCCACGTCGTCCACGTCGACGGCGACCCGCGGTTCCTGCTGGACGCAGGCGGCGGAATCGGCGCTCGACTCGCCGAGGCTGGCATCGATCTGACGGCTCTCGAAGCCGTGTTTATCGGCCACCTGCACATCGACCACACCGCAGACCTCCCGGCGGTCGTCAAGGCGACCTACCAGCAGGGACGCGACCGCCCGCTGTCGGTCTACGGTCCGACGGGAACCGACGACTACCCCGGCGTCGAGACGTTCGTCTCGCGGCTGTTCGATCCCGAATCGGGCGCGTACAACTACCTCGAGAGCTTTCTCGATCGCTACAAGGGAAGTCAGCTGGCGGTCGAACCGAACGAGGTCGACGCGACGATCGGCAAGCACGACGAGGCGTCCCAGATATACGACGGGGACGTCACTGTCGAGGCGATTCCCGAAACCCACGGTGAGATACCGACGCTCGCCTATCGGTTCGACTACGACGGAACGTCGATCACTTTCAGCGGCGACACGTCACTCGAGACGGGGAACCTCCGGCGGCTCGCGTCGGGAACGGACCTCCTCGTGCACAACCGGATCATCGACGCCCACGCCGATCCCGACGAACCGAAAACGGCCCTCCACTCGTACGCCGAGGACATCGGCGCGAGTGCGAGCGCGGCCGACGCCGGTGCGCTCGTCCTCTCACACGTCAGCCAGGACGACGACGCCGCGATCGAAGCCGAGATGGAACGCGTACGCCGGGAGTACGACGGCCCGATCGCCACCGTGTGTGACCTGGTGAGGGTGACGCCGGACGGCCAGATCGCCGGCGTCGATCCAGTGGCCAACGACGTCCTCGTCCAGGAGTGA
- a CDS encoding trimeric intracellular cation channel family protein, with protein MSQDFVAILFGDPFAIMNTIGLVAFALVGSSKAVREEFDVFGITIVGLSMAFAGGATRDLLVTRVPLALQSPIEISLGLFGVGLAIALSVGLSSPDTHPITLVADAIGLAAFATTGAIVATEAGVSAFGVVAIATINAVGGGAFADILLDRAPFILFEDFYASCAVLGGSAYWVVGTLGAAESTAAVVCAVVTVVTRLTAVTYNWNLPTVQNSGPLND; from the coding sequence GTGAGTCAGGACTTCGTCGCGATCCTATTTGGCGACCCATTCGCGATTATGAACACGATCGGCCTGGTTGCGTTCGCACTCGTCGGCTCGTCGAAGGCGGTCCGTGAGGAGTTCGACGTATTCGGGATTACTATCGTCGGACTGTCGATGGCGTTTGCCGGTGGAGCAACCCGCGATCTACTCGTGACACGAGTTCCGTTAGCACTCCAGTCTCCGATTGAAATCAGTCTGGGGCTATTCGGAGTTGGTTTAGCGATCGCACTAAGCGTCGGGTTGTCGTCTCCAGATACACATCCAATCACGCTTGTCGCGGACGCTATCGGACTGGCTGCCTTCGCTACGACTGGTGCTATCGTCGCAACGGAAGCAGGTGTGTCAGCATTTGGTGTCGTTGCGATTGCGACGATCAACGCCGTCGGAGGGGGTGCGTTTGCAGATATTCTTCTCGATCGAGCCCCGTTCATCCTCTTCGAGGATTTTTATGCGAGTTGTGCGGTCCTCGGTGGGAGTGCATACTGGGTAGTGGGAACGCTGGGTGCGGCTGAGAGCACGGCTGCTGTCGTGTGTGCGGTAGTGACTGTCGTGACTCGATTAACCGCGGTTACGTACAACTGGAATCTCCCGACAGTACAGAATTCAGGGCCACTAAACGACTAG
- the ilvD gene encoding dihydroxy-acid dehydratase — MSEDEQFDYGKEDRLRSREVTEGAEKAPHRAMFRAMDFDDEDFGSPMIGVSNPAADITPCNVHLDDVAEPAVDGINGAGGMPIEFGTITISDAISMGTEGMKASLISRELIADSVELVSFGERMDGLVTIGGCDKNMPGMMMASIRTDLPSVFLYGGSIMPGQYEGEDVTIVDVFEGVGSYGTGEMAAEELDELERNACPGPGSCGGMFTANTMSSIAEALGLAPLGSASPPAVDEERYEVARRAGELAVEVVEADRRPSDILTRKSFENAIALQTAIGGSTNAVLHLLALAREADVDLEIEDFDEVSRRTPKIAHLSPGGSHVMNDLHEVGGVPVVIRRLLEADLLHGDAMTVTGRTLEEELETLDLPDNEEIEADFLYPVDDPKEEEGAIKILSGNLAPDGAVLKVTGDDKFYHEGPARIFENEETAMRYVQEGHIESGDVIVIRNEGPRGGPGMREMLGVTAAVVGAGHEDDVALITDGRFSGGTRGPMIGHVAPEAFVGGPIGLLEDGDTITVDVPERTLEVDVDDDELEARREEWDEPEPAYESGVLAKYGRDFDSAANGAVTNPGVKRD, encoded by the coding sequence ATGAGCGAAGACGAGCAGTTCGATTACGGAAAAGAGGACCGCTTGCGGAGCCGCGAGGTCACGGAAGGGGCCGAGAAGGCACCACACCGGGCGATGTTCCGGGCGATGGATTTCGACGACGAGGACTTCGGCTCGCCGATGATCGGCGTTTCGAACCCGGCAGCCGACATCACACCGTGTAACGTCCACCTGGACGACGTCGCCGAGCCCGCGGTCGATGGGATCAACGGGGCTGGCGGGATGCCAATCGAGTTCGGGACGATCACTATCTCCGATGCCATTTCGATGGGGACCGAGGGGATGAAGGCCTCGCTGATCTCCCGGGAGTTGATCGCCGACTCCGTCGAACTGGTCTCCTTTGGCGAGCGTATGGACGGGCTGGTCACTATCGGCGGCTGTGACAAGAACATGCCCGGAATGATGATGGCTTCGATCCGGACGGACCTCCCCAGCGTCTTCCTCTATGGCGGCTCGATCATGCCCGGCCAGTACGAGGGAGAGGACGTCACGATCGTCGACGTCTTCGAGGGCGTCGGCTCCTACGGCACTGGCGAGATGGCCGCCGAGGAACTCGACGAACTCGAGCGCAACGCCTGTCCCGGCCCGGGCTCGTGTGGCGGGATGTTCACTGCGAACACGATGTCTTCGATCGCCGAGGCGCTGGGGCTTGCCCCGCTGGGGAGCGCCTCCCCCCCTGCCGTAGACGAGGAGCGTTACGAGGTCGCCCGCCGGGCCGGCGAACTCGCCGTCGAGGTCGTCGAAGCGGATCGGCGTCCCTCGGACATCCTCACCCGGAAATCCTTCGAGAACGCGATCGCGCTCCAGACTGCCATCGGTGGTTCGACCAACGCGGTGCTCCACCTGCTCGCACTCGCTCGCGAGGCAGACGTCGACCTCGAGATCGAGGACTTCGACGAGGTCTCCCGCCGGACGCCCAAGATCGCCCACCTCTCGCCCGGCGGCAGCCACGTGATGAACGACCTCCACGAGGTCGGCGGTGTGCCCGTCGTGATCCGGCGACTGCTCGAGGCCGACCTGCTCCACGGTGACGCGATGACCGTGACGGGCCGAACGCTCGAGGAGGAACTCGAGACGCTCGACCTCCCCGACAACGAGGAGATCGAGGCCGACTTCCTCTATCCCGTCGACGACCCGAAAGAGGAGGAGGGTGCGATCAAGATCCTCTCGGGCAACCTCGCACCCGACGGCGCGGTCCTCAAGGTCACTGGCGACGACAAGTTCTACCACGAAGGCCCGGCACGGATCTTCGAGAACGAGGAAACCGCGATGCGCTACGTCCAGGAGGGACACATCGAGAGCGGCGACGTCATCGTCATCCGCAACGAAGGCCCACGGGGCGGCCCCGGTATGCGCGAGATGCTCGGCGTCACCGCCGCAGTGGTCGGTGCCGGCCACGAGGACGACGTCGCACTGATCACCGACGGCCGCTTCTCTGGCGGGACCCGCGGTCCGATGATCGGCCACGTCGCCCCCGAAGCGTTCGTCGGCGGTCCGATCGGACTGCTTGAGGACGGCGACACGATCACGGTCGACGTTCCCGAGCGGACGCTCGAGGTCGACGTCGACGACGACGAACTCGAGGCACGCCGCGAGGAGTGGGACGAACCCGAACCGGCGTACGAGAGCGGCGTCCTCGCGAAGTACGGCCGTGACTTCGACTCGGCGGCCAACGGGGCTGTGACGAATCCCGGCGTGAAACGAGACTAG
- a CDS encoding beta-ribofuranosylaminobenzene 5'-phosphate synthase family protein, with amino-acid sequence MAIVSAGARLHFGFQNLSLARERLYGGIGVGLEEPRVTVVAEPADSVTADDPLAREYARRAVDILEVSGVGLSLERQLPRHVGLGSGTQLALAVLAATAHAHGLEARVRERAPALGRGGRSGVGVATFEAGGFVVDAGHPTGRFTTDRPADGDWTVPAVVARHDLPDEWRFLVVIPDAEPGRSGDDEDASIRSVIERADPTVADEIAGVLTRNLLPAAAEGRLEAFGDAIGEIGRKNGVWYTDAQGGVFRPPAGELVEYLEHCPVLCGVGQSSWGPAVYGVTDVAHAEEARAMARSALESCGLEGEIILSPPATDGVCVGRPAGHDGR; translated from the coding sequence ATGGCGATCGTCAGCGCGGGCGCGCGACTCCACTTCGGCTTCCAGAACCTCTCGCTGGCCCGCGAACGACTCTACGGCGGCATCGGCGTCGGCCTCGAGGAGCCTCGGGTGACCGTCGTCGCCGAACCCGCAGACAGCGTCACCGCCGACGACCCGCTCGCCCGCGAGTACGCACGACGGGCGGTCGACATCCTCGAGGTGTCGGGCGTCGGCCTCTCGCTCGAGCGACAGCTTCCGCGTCACGTCGGTCTCGGCAGCGGGACGCAACTCGCGCTCGCGGTTCTCGCCGCGACCGCCCACGCGCACGGACTCGAGGCCCGTGTTCGCGAACGTGCACCCGCCCTCGGACGCGGCGGTCGAAGCGGCGTCGGCGTCGCGACGTTCGAAGCGGGCGGGTTCGTCGTCGACGCGGGCCACCCGACGGGACGGTTCACGACCGACCGGCCGGCCGACGGTGACTGGACGGTGCCGGCGGTCGTCGCCCGCCACGACCTGCCCGACGAGTGGCGATTTCTCGTCGTGATCCCGGACGCCGAACCCGGCCGGAGCGGCGACGACGAGGACGCGAGCATCCGGTCGGTGATCGAACGCGCCGACCCCACCGTCGCTGACGAGATCGCGGGCGTGCTCACGCGCAACCTCCTGCCGGCGGCCGCCGAGGGCCGACTCGAGGCGTTCGGCGACGCGATCGGCGAGATCGGCCGAAAGAACGGCGTCTGGTACACCGACGCCCAGGGTGGCGTGTTCCGCCCGCCCGCGGGCGAACTCGTCGAGTACCTCGAGCACTGCCCCGTCCTCTGTGGCGTCGGCCAGTCCTCGTGGGGGCCGGCAGTCTACGGCGTGACCGACGTGGCCCACGCCGAGGAAGCGCGCGCGATGGCCCGGTCGGCACTCGAGTCGTGCGGACTCGAGGGCGAGATCATCCTCTCGCCGCCGGCTACTGATGGTGTTTGCGTCGGTCGCCCAGCAGGTCACGACGGCAGATAG
- a CDS encoding transcription factor S, producing the protein MQFCDECGSMMKAEGDRMVCTNADCGASIERDRDREADFVTTEEQSEDDVIESDEDANFEGKPKATDVRCEECGNEEAWYTLKQTASADEPPTRFFKCTECGHRWREYN; encoded by the coding sequence ATGCAGTTTTGCGACGAATGCGGTTCGATGATGAAAGCCGAGGGGGACCGCATGGTCTGTACGAACGCCGACTGCGGTGCCTCGATCGAGCGCGATCGCGATCGCGAGGCCGACTTCGTCACCACGGAAGAACAGAGCGAGGACGACGTAATCGAGTCGGACGAAGACGCGAACTTCGAGGGGAAGCCGAAAGCGACGGACGTCCGCTGTGAGGAGTGTGGCAACGAAGAGGCGTGGTACACGCTCAAGCAGACGGCCTCCGCCGACGAGCCGCCGACGCGGTTTTTCAAGTGTACCGAGTGCGGTCACCGCTGGCGGGAGTACAACTAA